A section of the Paenibacillus yonginensis genome encodes:
- a CDS encoding carbohydrate ABC transporter permease, translating into MKKINFAWTNYLYLLPAVLLVAVFFITSIVYTIRLSFYEYDGFSTMRFVGLENYLYLFRDANFKISLMNTVIWVVFSLLFTLALPLLLAILITNSSWVGGFKNIFYYPTALSSTIGGIIMVAILSKYGIPQLFGLLGFESLVRDWLAIPYVNTFIMILMGTWQGVGLNTILFITGLATIPDSPIEAAKIEGARTIQLYNKVILPLLKPTTVVVLLMSLVNSFKVFDSIWVMTKGGPYRTSETLALTMYQESFIHGKFGVGAAVAVVLTVIILIVSYFNIRNTFGDTDQTA; encoded by the coding sequence TTGAAAAAGATCAATTTCGCCTGGACTAATTATCTCTACCTGCTGCCCGCGGTTCTGCTGGTTGCCGTCTTCTTTATCACATCTATTGTGTACACCATTCGTCTCAGCTTTTATGAATACGACGGATTTTCAACCATGCGGTTTGTGGGATTGGAAAACTACCTTTATCTGTTCCGGGATGCAAATTTTAAAATATCATTAATGAACACCGTTATCTGGGTTGTGTTTTCCCTTTTATTCACGCTGGCGCTTCCGCTGCTGTTGGCCATTTTGATTACGAACAGCTCCTGGGTCGGCGGGTTTAAAAATATTTTCTACTATCCTACTGCCCTGTCTAGCACCATAGGAGGCATTATCATGGTGGCCATTCTCTCCAAATACGGCATTCCTCAGTTGTTCGGTTTGCTCGGCTTTGAGAGTTTGGTTCGGGATTGGCTGGCCATCCCTTATGTAAATACATTTATCATGATTTTGATGGGAACGTGGCAAGGCGTAGGCTTGAACACCATTCTATTCATCACCGGGCTGGCCACCATTCCCGATTCCCCTATTGAGGCTGCCAAGATTGAAGGTGCGCGGACGATTCAGCTTTATAACAAGGTGATTCTGCCGCTTCTCAAGCCTACCACGGTCGTTGTGCTGCTGATGTCTCTTGTGAATAGTTTTAAGGTGTTCGACTCGATCTGGGTCATGACCAAAGGCGGCCCCTACCGAACCTCCGAAACCTTGGCGCTAACGATGTACCAGGAGTCCTTTATACACGGCAAGTTCGGTGTGGGTGCGGCAGTAGCTGTGGTACTTACCGTTATCATCCTGATCGTCTCCTATTTCAATATCCGCAACACCTTCGGCGACACCGACCAGACTGCCTGA
- a CDS encoding carbohydrate ABC transporter permease — MKQASHGRIVVNAVLIILSTLWIFPAVFAVFGTLKKKQEYNLSNFWDLPHGISLAENLKGIAGTFGIVKGMLNSLLYATVSAGAAVIIATLAAYAISHLKIKRPMVWFLFIYSGTIFPFQIFLIPVYKGLTATNLYDTQLGMILFYTAICVPFCMFVLRNYYLGISKEICESAKIDGCNSFQILGHIFVPMSTAPLAVVFLTQFNWVWNELMFGLTFTKSREIRPVMAAITLMDKANVPVILLACVAASIPTLLLFFLLNKHFEAGYAYQSK, encoded by the coding sequence ATGAAACAAGCAAGCCATGGAAGAATAGTCGTAAACGCAGTTTTGATTATTCTATCTACTTTATGGATATTCCCGGCCGTTTTCGCCGTTTTCGGGACATTGAAGAAAAAGCAGGAATATAACCTGAGCAACTTCTGGGATCTGCCACATGGAATAAGCCTCGCCGAAAATCTAAAGGGAATCGCCGGCACCTTCGGCATAGTCAAGGGAATGCTCAACAGCCTCCTGTATGCTACTGTATCGGCCGGGGCAGCAGTGATCATTGCCACCTTGGCAGCCTATGCCATCTCCCATCTCAAGATCAAACGGCCCATGGTCTGGTTCCTATTTATCTATAGCGGGACCATATTCCCTTTCCAGATCTTCTTGATTCCGGTTTACAAAGGATTAACGGCTACGAACCTCTACGATACCCAATTGGGGATGATCTTGTTCTATACCGCAATCTGTGTGCCCTTCTGCATGTTTGTACTACGAAATTATTATCTTGGCATATCAAAGGAAATCTGCGAATCGGCAAAAATCGACGGCTGCAACAGTTTTCAAATTTTGGGGCACATTTTTGTTCCCATGTCTACTGCCCCGCTGGCTGTTGTGTTCCTTACCCAATTCAACTGGGTGTGGAACGAACTCATGTTTGGACTGACCTTCACGAAATCCCGGGAAATCCGTCCGGTAATGGCTGCGATTACCCTTATGGACAAAGCAAATGTGCCGGTTATTCTTCTGGCCTGCGTAGCAGCATCTATCCCTACCCTACTGCTGTTTTTCCTGCTCAACAAACACTTTGAAGCCGGGTATGCATACCAGAGCAAGTAA